A single region of the Sphaeramia orbicularis chromosome 6, fSphaOr1.1, whole genome shotgun sequence genome encodes:
- the setd6 gene encoding N-lysine methyltransferase setd6 isoform X2 — MSTEAKRLKVDDGLELSPLQNFLNWCNTVGLVLSDKVYVSRDGTVAEYGMLAKEDIEEGEVLFTIPRSALLHQGTTQISALLEREKRTLQSSSGWVPLLLTLLYEYTSTQSHWKPYLSLWTDFRKLDHPMFWSKEERDRLLRGTGIPEAVDRDLTNIQREYTDVVLPFITKHPDLWNPQVHTLERYTQLVAFVMAYSFQEPLEEDDDDEDEEEEETPNPPMMVPMADMLNHISNHNANLEFTPDSLKMVCVRPIHKGEEVFNTYGQMANWQLLHMYGFTEPYPSNSNDTADIPASNLYKALQSVECGFHWPQVEEKVEMLGQIMQDKGVFVFGKQGCLTDTDLHTALKVLSMSQDEFSEFKENEGWEEEEDDEDARICQAFSNEGLPELKAPWKRLLHEAARLTLRSYTDGGGGTRTEGKTEDGDRRLMEDGAAVAKLSTRQRNALQVRHGQKDILYRLMELTTV; from the exons ATGTCGACCGAAGCGAAGCGACTCAAG GTCGATGATGGCTTGGAGCTTAGTCCTTTGCAGAACTTTCTAAACTGGTGCAACACAGTTGGTCTGGTCCTCAGTGATAAA GTGTATGTGAGTAGAGATGGGACTGTGGCTGAGTATGGGATGTTGGCGAAAGAAGACATAGAGGAGGGGGAGGTTTTATTCACTATCCCCAGATCAGCTCTTCTGCACCAGGGAACAACTCAGATCTCTGCCCTTCTGGAGCGAG AGAAAAGAACCCTGCAGAGTTCATCAGGCTGGGTTCCTCTGCTGCTGACTCTACTGTACGAGTACAcgtccactcagtcccactggaAGCCTTATCTGTCTCTGTGGACAGACTTCAGGAAACTGGACCACCCCATGTTCTG GTCCAAAGAGGAAAGAGACAGACTGTTGAGGGGAACTGGAATCCCAGAGGCGGTCGACAGAGATCTGACTAACATCCAGAGAGAATACACAGACGTGGTTCTTCCGTTCATCACCAAACATCCTGATCTGTGGAACCCACAGGTCCACACGCTGGAGCGGTACACACAGCTGGTGGCCTTCGTGATGGCGTACAG TTTCCAAGAGCCACTggaagaggatgatgatgatgaagacgaggaggaggaggagaccccGAACCCTCCAATGATGGTTCCCATGGCTGACATGCTCAACCACATATCAAATCATAACGCTAACCTGGAGTTCACCCCG GACAGTTTGAAGATGGTTTGTGTGCGTCCCATTCATAAAGGTGAAGAAGTGTTTAACACCTACGGGCAGATGGCCAACTGGCAGCTGCTGCACATGTACGGGTTCACCGAGCCGTATCCTAGCAACAGTAACGACACCGCCGACATCCCCGCCTCCAACCTCTACAAAGCTTTACAGA GTGTTGAGTGTGGTTTCCATTGGCCACAGGTGGAGGAGAAGGTGGAGATGCTGGGTCAGATAATGCAGGACAAAGGGGTGTTTGTGTTTGGGAAACAGGGCTGCCTCACAGACACAGACCTCCACACAGCTCTGAAG GTGCTGTCCATGTCACAGGACGAGTTCTCAGAGTTCAAAGAAAACGAAGgatgggaggaagaggaggacgatgAAGACGCACGGATCTGCCAGGCCTTCTCCAACGAGGGGCTTCCTGAACTGAAGGCGCCATGGAAACGGCTGCTCCACGAAGCCGCCCGGCTGACCCTGAGGTCATATACGGACGGAGGCGGGGGGACGAGGACGGAGGGAAAGACCGAGGACGGAGACCGCAG GCTGATGGAGGACGGAGCGGCTGTGGCGAAACTGAGTACGAGACAACGGAACGCTCTGCAGGTACGACACGGACAGAAGGACATCCTGTACAGACTGATGGAGCTAACCACTGTATGA
- the setd6 gene encoding N-lysine methyltransferase setd6 isoform X1: MSTEAKRLKVDDGLELSPLQNFLNWCNTVGLVLSDKVYVSRDGTVAEYGMLAKEDIEEGEVLFTIPRSALLHQGTTQISALLEREKRTLQSSSGWVPLLLTLLYEYTSTQSHWKPYLSLWTDFRKLDHPMFWSKEERDRLLRGTGIPEAVDRDLTNIQREYTDVVLPFITKHPDLWNPQVHTLERYTQLVAFVMAYSFQEPLEEDDDDEDEEEEETPNPPMMVPMADMLNHISNHNANLEFTPDSLKMVCVRPIHKGEEVFNTYGQMANWQLLHMYGFTEPYPSNSNDTADIPASNLYKALQSVECGFHWPQVEEKVEMLGQIMQDKGVFVFGKQGCLTDTDLHTALKVLSMSQDEFSEFKENEGWEEEEDDEDARICQAFSNEGLPELKAPWKRLLHEAARLTLRSYTDGGGGTRTEGKTEDGDRRLMEDGDRRLMEDGDRRLMEDGAAVAKLSTRQRNALQVRHGQKDILYRLMELTTV, translated from the exons ATGTCGACCGAAGCGAAGCGACTCAAG GTCGATGATGGCTTGGAGCTTAGTCCTTTGCAGAACTTTCTAAACTGGTGCAACACAGTTGGTCTGGTCCTCAGTGATAAA GTGTATGTGAGTAGAGATGGGACTGTGGCTGAGTATGGGATGTTGGCGAAAGAAGACATAGAGGAGGGGGAGGTTTTATTCACTATCCCCAGATCAGCTCTTCTGCACCAGGGAACAACTCAGATCTCTGCCCTTCTGGAGCGAG AGAAAAGAACCCTGCAGAGTTCATCAGGCTGGGTTCCTCTGCTGCTGACTCTACTGTACGAGTACAcgtccactcagtcccactggaAGCCTTATCTGTCTCTGTGGACAGACTTCAGGAAACTGGACCACCCCATGTTCTG GTCCAAAGAGGAAAGAGACAGACTGTTGAGGGGAACTGGAATCCCAGAGGCGGTCGACAGAGATCTGACTAACATCCAGAGAGAATACACAGACGTGGTTCTTCCGTTCATCACCAAACATCCTGATCTGTGGAACCCACAGGTCCACACGCTGGAGCGGTACACACAGCTGGTGGCCTTCGTGATGGCGTACAG TTTCCAAGAGCCACTggaagaggatgatgatgatgaagacgaggaggaggaggagaccccGAACCCTCCAATGATGGTTCCCATGGCTGACATGCTCAACCACATATCAAATCATAACGCTAACCTGGAGTTCACCCCG GACAGTTTGAAGATGGTTTGTGTGCGTCCCATTCATAAAGGTGAAGAAGTGTTTAACACCTACGGGCAGATGGCCAACTGGCAGCTGCTGCACATGTACGGGTTCACCGAGCCGTATCCTAGCAACAGTAACGACACCGCCGACATCCCCGCCTCCAACCTCTACAAAGCTTTACAGA GTGTTGAGTGTGGTTTCCATTGGCCACAGGTGGAGGAGAAGGTGGAGATGCTGGGTCAGATAATGCAGGACAAAGGGGTGTTTGTGTTTGGGAAACAGGGCTGCCTCACAGACACAGACCTCCACACAGCTCTGAAG GTGCTGTCCATGTCACAGGACGAGTTCTCAGAGTTCAAAGAAAACGAAGgatgggaggaagaggaggacgatgAAGACGCACGGATCTGCCAGGCCTTCTCCAACGAGGGGCTTCCTGAACTGAAGGCGCCATGGAAACGGCTGCTCCACGAAGCCGCCCGGCTGACCCTGAGGTCATATACGGACGGAGGCGGGGGGACGAGGACGGAGGGAAAGACCGAGGACGGAGACCGCAGGCTGATGGAGGACGGAGACCGCAGGCTGATGGAGGACGGAGACCGCAGGCTGATGGAGGACGGAGCGGCTGTGGCGAAACTGAGTACGAGACAACGGAACGCTCTGCAGGTACGACACGGACAGAAGGACATCCTGTACAGACTGATGGAGCTAACCACTGTATGA